One stretch of Priestia megaterium DNA includes these proteins:
- a CDS encoding MFS transporter, translated as MKSSKSLYWKLSAYFFFFFFTWSSSYSLFSIWLGQEIKLNGSATGLIFSVNAIFALCMQPLYGYISDRIGLKKHILFFISCLLVFVGPFYIFVYGPLLQYNVLIGAIIGGLYLGVAFLAGIGAIETYIEKVSRKYKFEYGKSRMWGSLGWAAATFFAGQLFNINPHINFWVASVSAVILVAIIFSVKVEMSSYEMEKAESVTLRDVGNLFLLKEFWFFMIYVVGVTCVYGVYDQQFPIYYASLFPTESIGNQVFGYLNSFQVFLEAGMMFAAPFIVNKIGAKNSLILAGFLMGFRIIGSGLVVGPIGISSMKLIHALELPIMLIAIFKYLATNFDTRLSSILYLVGFQFASQIGASVLSPIAGGLYDSVGFSRTYLIMGGMVLVFNVISMFTLLNSKKHRFIRKDVQENTQII; from the coding sequence ATGAAAAGTTCAAAAAGTTTATATTGGAAGCTGAGTGCATATTTTTTCTTCTTCTTTTTTACGTGGTCGTCGAGCTACTCTTTATTTTCTATTTGGTTAGGGCAAGAGATTAAGTTGAACGGATCAGCTACAGGCTTAATCTTTTCTGTAAACGCTATCTTTGCTTTGTGTATGCAGCCTTTGTACGGATATATATCTGATAGGATCGGTTTAAAGAAACACATTTTATTTTTTATTAGCTGTCTTTTAGTGTTTGTAGGACCATTTTATATTTTTGTTTATGGGCCTTTGCTTCAATACAATGTGTTGATAGGAGCTATTATTGGAGGCTTATATTTAGGAGTAGCGTTTTTGGCGGGCATCGGAGCGATTGAAACATACATAGAGAAAGTCAGCCGAAAATATAAATTTGAGTACGGGAAATCTAGAATGTGGGGGTCATTAGGCTGGGCTGCAGCTACATTTTTTGCAGGACAACTATTTAATATTAATCCTCATATTAATTTTTGGGTGGCATCCGTTTCAGCGGTTATCCTAGTGGCTATTATTTTTTCTGTGAAGGTAGAAATGAGCAGCTATGAAATGGAAAAAGCTGAATCCGTCACGCTGAGAGATGTAGGTAATTTATTCTTATTGAAGGAATTTTGGTTTTTTATGATTTATGTTGTTGGCGTTACGTGCGTGTATGGGGTATACGATCAGCAATTTCCTATCTATTATGCATCTTTGTTTCCTACTGAATCGATAGGTAACCAAGTATTTGGCTACTTAAATTCGTTTCAAGTATTTTTAGAAGCTGGAATGATGTTCGCAGCACCGTTTATTGTAAATAAGATCGGTGCAAAAAATAGTTTAATTTTAGCAGGATTTCTAATGGGATTTCGTATTATTGGGTCAGGGCTTGTTGTTGGTCCAATTGGAATATCTTCGATGAAGCTTATTCATGCATTAGAACTTCCTATTATGCTTATTGCCATCTTCAAATATTTGGCAACTAACTTTGACACGCGCCTATCTTCTATACTTTATTTGGTGGGATTCCAATTCGCTTCACAAATAGGTGCTTCAGTTCTTTCACCCATAGCGGGAGGATTATATGATAGCGTAGGTTTTTCCCGTACCTATTTAATTATGGGAGGTATGGTTTTGGTATTTAACGTTATTTCCATGTTTACACTACTAAACTCTAAAAAACATAGATTTATAAGAAAAGATGTACAAGAAAACACGCAGATTATATAG
- a CDS encoding glycoside hydrolase family 32 protein, with amino-acid sequence MNKIEQAQNSLNEAEKKVNHQYRLGYHIMAPANWINDPNGLVQYKGEYHVFYQHHPYDENWGPMHWGHVKSKDLVHWEHLPIALAPGDTFDKDGCFSGSAVDNEGELTLIYTGHNYIDKELDTFFQNQNIAVSKDGITFEKAEANPVIAEPPADSSHHFRDPKVWKHKDLWYMILGNSTKKQEGRVILYRSSNLREWEYVGVLAKSDGNLGYMWECPDFFELDGKHVLMISPQGIEAKVDSYHNLFQTGYLVGEYSYETNTFHHGSFTELDYGHDFYAVQTLLDDKGRRIAIGWMDMWEANMPTKEDGWCGALTLPRELTLRGDKVLMNPVQELTSLRKTQYNMLTNKALSESYIVEVNEDLLEIQAVFDLAECQASSVGIKIRGINNEETLMYYNLNEQKLLLDCTHSGKEDGVRKVALQAGETLALRIFVDRSSIEVFANEGQATMTSRIYPKESRLGIELFIEGGDVIVKELTYWNLKDIWK; translated from the coding sequence ATAAATAAAATCGAGCAAGCTCAAAATTCATTAAATGAAGCAGAGAAAAAGGTAAATCATCAATATCGGTTAGGGTATCATATTATGGCGCCAGCGAACTGGATTAATGATCCGAATGGGTTGGTTCAGTATAAAGGAGAATATCATGTTTTTTATCAACATCATCCTTATGACGAGAATTGGGGGCCGATGCATTGGGGGCATGTAAAAAGCAAAGATCTTGTCCATTGGGAGCATTTACCGATTGCTTTAGCTCCTGGCGATACATTTGATAAAGATGGATGTTTTTCGGGAAGTGCTGTGGATAACGAAGGAGAGCTTACGTTAATTTATACTGGACATAATTATATAGACAAAGAACTGGATACTTTTTTTCAAAACCAAAATATAGCTGTTAGTAAAGACGGCATTACCTTTGAAAAAGCAGAGGCTAATCCAGTTATTGCGGAGCCACCAGCAGACAGCTCTCATCACTTTCGAGACCCTAAAGTATGGAAGCATAAAGATTTATGGTATATGATTCTAGGAAACTCAACAAAGAAACAAGAGGGACGTGTTATCTTATACCGTTCTTCGAATCTACGAGAATGGGAATATGTTGGTGTCCTTGCTAAAAGCGATGGGAATCTAGGATATATGTGGGAGTGTCCAGACTTTTTTGAGTTAGATGGAAAGCATGTTTTAATGATTTCTCCTCAAGGGATAGAAGCAAAAGTTGATTCCTATCACAACCTTTTCCAAACGGGATATTTAGTTGGAGAATATAGTTATGAAACCAATACATTTCATCATGGGTCATTTACTGAATTAGATTACGGCCACGATTTTTATGCTGTTCAAACGCTTTTAGATGATAAAGGGCGGCGAATTGCAATTGGCTGGATGGACATGTGGGAAGCTAATATGCCAACGAAAGAGGATGGATGGTGCGGTGCGCTAACGCTTCCGAGAGAACTAACTTTAAGAGGGGATAAAGTGTTAATGAACCCCGTCCAAGAGCTTACATCACTTCGGAAAACTCAATATAATATGCTAACCAATAAAGCTCTTTCTGAAAGCTATATAGTAGAAGTAAATGAGGACTTGCTAGAGATACAAGCTGTATTTGATTTAGCGGAATGCCAAGCTTCATCAGTAGGAATAAAAATTCGTGGAATAAACAATGAAGAAACGCTTATGTATTATAACCTTAATGAGCAAAAGCTATTGCTTGACTGTACTCACTCGGGAAAAGAAGATGGAGTTAGGAAAGTAGCGTTACAAGCAGGTGAGACACTAGCTTTACGAATATTTGTGGACCGTTCTTCCATTGAAGTATTTGCAAACGAAGGACAAGCTACCATGACGAGCCGTATTTATCCAAAAGAAAGCAGGCTTGGAATTGAGTTATTTATTGAAGGAGGAGATGTAATCGTAAAAGAGTTAACGTATTGGAATTTAAAAGATATTTGGAAGTAA